The DNA region TTCCCCCCCGCAATAAAGAGAAAATCAGCATGACGCAGATGACGAATCACGTCTGGATTATTGGCGGCCTCTCGGCTGTCGATCGACAGTTCCGCCGCTGAATTAACAAAATCCCGATAGTTGTCACAAATCCAGGCTGCCTGCCCACCAGTGCCGCCCGATCGCAGGACTAAATAATTTCCCCCCTGCGCCCGCTTGAGAAACCACCGGGTTGCTGCATCTTCTCCTGACTCCCCGCCTTCTGCTCCCCCAATCAGCAAAATTCCAGACGTTGGTTTAATATGAGTCTCCCGGTCAGTGCCACATTCCGGTTTATAGTCAAAAGAACTTTGATAATCCCTACGTGCGATCGATGTGTTAGTCATATAACTCACCTCTCATATTCGGTTAAATTGGCAGCCAGCTTTCAGCAATCTATCCAACAAGCTGCGAAGCTAACCCCCTTGTGGATAGACCCTACCCATTAAACTCTGATCATTTCTACTATTCAATTATAAGTAGCGCATGGAACAACTTTATATTTAGAAAGATTTCTCCATTTATATTTAGATTTATACATCGAAATAGCGTGTACAGCATTGCATAGTGAATGCTTCATCTAATTCTTGCCCTTTAGAAAGTGATTTGTTACAAAATCGCAATCATCCTATACGCGGATCATCGTATTGTCCACGACGTTAATTTTCAGGAGAATAGAGTAAATGTCGTAATTAAGAGAATACGGCACCCGCCAGACCGTTTCCAACTCCTTTCTTCGGGGAGAAGTTATGACTTCATCAATAAATCAAGAACTACCGCCCAAAATCTATTCTGAGGCCGTCGTACGACCAATTAATGGAAGTTCACTATTAAGCTTTACAGAACCCATCACGAGTGAAAACGTTAATCAATTCTATGTCAATCCTCAACGGATGAGTTTAGTAGCAAAGCAATTACAGGCTCAAGGATTTGAAGTCCTGGATCAAGGGCGGATCTCAATCACTATTCGTGGATCTCCAGAGTTGTATGAGCAGGTCTTCAAAGCTAGGCTAACAACTGAGCAGCGTCCTGTGATTAAGGCATTCGGTTGCCAAACGACAGGTACATTTATTAGTGCTGTTGATACCGATCGCTTTGGATTTGTGGATCCGTCCCAGAGCCTTTTTGCTGATGTTCTAGACGGAGTTGCGATCAATGAACCGATTTATTATTTTGATGCCAATACTCCTACAACAGATCCACCATGCCCGTCCTACTGGCACTTGACTGTGCCGGAGGGCGTTGCTCGTGGTCTTAACGCTGACCAGGCACATCAAACAGGGTTTACTGGACATGGCATCAAGGTGGCAATGGTGGACACAGGCTGGTATAACCATCCCTTTTTCGAGAAACAGGGATATCACGCTAAGGTTGTACTTGGTCCTGGGGTAGACGATTTTGAGGACAATGAGGGGCATGGTACTGGTGAATCAGCCAACTTGTTTGCCGTAGCTCCGGGTATAGAATTCACAATGGTCAAGGCTGACGTACAAATTAGGGAGCGTTCAGGCAATGTGAATTCAATCGCAGCCCTCAAAAAAGCAATTTCACTAAAACCCGATATTATTTCATGTAGTTGGGGCACAAACTGTACTGAAAAACCCCTCTCTGCCTATGAGCAAATATTAGGGGCTACCGTTGCTGATGCCATCCATCAAGGAATTATTGTGATCTTTGCCGCAGGCAATGGGCATTGTGGTTTTCCAGCGCAGCACCCGGAAGTAATTGCGGCAGGGGGCGTTTACATGGATCGTGATGGTTTGCTGGAAGCGAGTGATTATGCCAGTGGGTTTGTCAGTCCAATTTATCCACAGCGATTTGTGCCGGATGTGTGTGGCTTGGTGGGTAAACCTCCCCGAGCAGCTTACATTATGTTGCCAGTTCCCCCAGGAAGCTTGTCAGATCAAGAACTGGGGCAAGCAGGGGTCAACTATCCAGATGGGGACGAAACAGCGTCCGACGATGGCTGGGCAGCCTTCAGTGGCACCTCTGCGGCGGCTCCTCAATTGGCTGGGGTTTGTGCGTTGATGAAACAGGCCAATCCAGACTTATCTCCCTCTCAAGCCAAAGAGATTCTCCAACAGACAGCTCGTGATGTGTGTCGAGGGTGTTGTAATCGGTATACGGGGAGCAAAGGGGCGGGAGTGGGGTTTGACTTAGCCACGGGCTATGGCCTAGTCGATGCGTATCAAGTCGTGATGAAAGCACAGTCCGAGGCCAAGATTCAAGGCCAGTGTAGAAAACAACCAGAAGTACAGCTTTTTCAATGGTCTAGAACGATACCCAGGGAGGAAGTTATGGATGCCACACTACGAACAAGGCACTGGTTCCGCTGAGTGGGGAGACATAAAGCCTTAATATTGGTACATTAGAGCAACTTACAGTGCTTTAGAAGCCTCTGATTGAACAGGAACGGAAGATGGATTTATTTTCCCAAAATTGCCCGTGCTGTGACAGTGCTGAAGTCCACGCTCACACCCGTTATACAACCCAGAGCAATGGAACTCGCACGATTCATCATTGTCGCCGTTGTGATAGCTATTTCAGTGATACCTTTGCCACGGCGATTGCTGGCTTAAGAACCCCGTTGAGTCGCATTATCGAGGTGTTGAAAGCCAGAACGGAGGGACAAGGTCTCAATGCCACAGCACGAGTATTTGGAGTATCCAAGAAGAGCATCATCGATTGGGAGTGGCGATTGTCCGAATTGAAACCCACCTTGCTGTTGTATGGGTTGATCCATCAGTTTCTGAGTCTGGTGATTGAGGGCGATGAGTTGTATACCAAAGTGCATCATAATACCCCGGCCAGTGACTCAGAAGGTTGGACTATTGTGCTGATGGAGCGCAGGAGTCGCTTTTTGTGGGAACTCGATTGTGGCAGCAAGGATGAACAGTTGTTTGAAGCCGCCTTATCCCTGTTGTGCGAGGTGATTGACCAAACGCAAGACCTGACGTTGCTCAGTGATGGGGAACGGCGCTATGGCAAAATCTTATTTGCCATTTGTCATGAAGTGATTCACAATGGACAACCCGGTAGACCCAAGAAACGACTGCCCAAAGGTGTGCGGGTACGCCTGAAGAATAAAGGGGCAAGGAAACGTTCTGGTCGTAAACGTCCCAAGTACCAAGCCCCCGTTGCTGAACATCCAGAGACAGATTCTAAGATTGACAACCACCAGATTCATGCCAACCATGTGGAGGCCTTTAATGCCTCTCTAAGACGACGCAACTCGGCTTTTCGTCGTAAAACCAATATGTATGCCAAAAGCCGAGATAACTTACAGAGAACTTTAGATGTGCAATGGTTAGTTCACAACTTTGTCCGGGTTCATTTCACAACGAAAGTTGTTCCTGCGGTGAAACTAGGAATTCTAGAAATTGGGATATCTTGGTTGCAACTGTTTACGATTCGCTATGCCTTATAACTGCTATTCGTCAGTGCTTTCAACGCTCCTATCCAACGGAACCAGTGCCCGAACAATACTACAGTCAAAAATGGAAGATATTAGATGGAAACTTGACGAGGCTCTGCAGAAGTTTATGGATGACAATCCTGAGATGCCGAAAATTGAGCTAACCTCTGCAGACTTTGCTCCTCGCTCCTCGCTCATGGAGGCAGCGGCTGTACTGAGAAAGCAACTAGAGGATTCTGAAGATCCGGAGACATCTATATCTGCGGCTGAAGGGTTGTTGAAGATTAGGCGTTACCAAAAGCGAGCTATTGAGTTTCTTAGCCATATACTTGCTGAAGATGCTGAAGAAAATTGCCCACCTGATTTCACAGCCAATATGCGCGCTTGTGTCAGTAAATTCGGGGATTGGTCAGAGACTGACAAGAAGTTAAAATTGCGTTCTCGGATCCTTCAAGCTTTGGGAGCTATCAATGCTCAGACTAATGGGGATGAAGATGAATGGTTTCATGGAACAGTGGATGTGGGTTCAGGAACAGTAACAATACGTCACAGGCCGTAAGCTTACATCAGCTTTAAGCCTGACTTATTCGCTGCTGCAGTTCTTGAACTAAAAAGTCTGGCAACCTAATTTTCTCTGGATTGCTCAGGCAACAATCCTTTAATGCCAGTAGAAACCCCTGTATGCTTGCCTTTCCCTTTTGTGCATCCAGTTTGGTAAGGCAACTTTGCCAAGCTTGTTTGTTGTTTCCATACACTTCTACTAAGTGCAAGCCAGCTAAATACTCAGCGAGAGGATCAAGCGCAAAGCGGATGTGATCTTGGGAAACACCTGTTGTTTGAATGATCCGCAGGCGATTTTCAAAATAATCCAGGTGGGATTCAGCATCCTTGTGATCAAGAGCCGCTATTACCACATCTCGTTTCGCTGGTGTTGGCTGGTAAGTAGGCTTGAGACATTCCCAGGCAATGATCTTGGTCTCCTGATGGACAGTGCGATTATTGAGTCGGTTCTCGGTCACAGATTGATTGAGTTGGTTCAGGTATTGGAGCATTAACCCAGGAATGCTATCGGGAATGTCATTCGTCGCTATACCAACTTTAACCGCAATAATCTGTTCGGCATAGAGTTTTGCGAGCAGAACAGTGATCTCTCGATTGCCAGCGATTGCAGATAAACGACTGCAAGCTTCAAAAAATTCCTCGTCTGTGAACAGTTCCCGCTTACCCTGACAGGTAAGGTAGCTTCCCATAAATTCTGATAGGTAATTACCCGCAATCCGCATGGGTTTTAGCGTTGTCCGATTGACCCCTCCTAGCTTTTCTTCAACTCGTGAGGTCACAATCAAGGCATTAATCGGGAAGTCGGGACGCTCAGGTCGAATTTGCTTCCGGGTTGCTTCGCTCATTTCAGAAAAGTGATCCACAATCACAAGCAAGCGCTGTTGTCTCAGAAGTTGCTCTAAAAATTCCTCAGAGACTGGTTTTGGTGCATTGAGTAAATCTCGGAGTTGTCCCCGGATCGCTTCTCGCAGTACTTGCTTGTCCGGTGTAACTTCAAAGTCCAGTTCTTGTTCAAGTAAGATAGGGATCATTCGATGTTTACAAAGACGTTGGTCAGGATCATTTGACATCGCCCAGCGAGCGAGTTCACACGCCAGACTCGTTTTTCCCGAACCTCCTTCACCCCAAATGAGGATGTTGCAAAGCTTTCTCGTAAACGCTTCTCGTAGATGCTGATTCGTGAGTTGGGGGATATCTTTACCATTCAAAACGACTGGGATTGGTATATGCACGGCTCGTTCTTTAACAGTGCGCTTCTGAGCAAATTCATCGCAAACTTTCGGCAGATTTGCTGCAACCCAGGCATCAAGTACTCTGGGGTGATAATGAAAAAAAACAATTAGAGTACTATTGTGAATGGGTTTAGGTAATTGCGCCCATTGGGGCAATGGTAAAGGAACTTTCTCAACAGAAGATAACATTTCACTGATTTGCCATAGCCATAGCGGACGCAGACCGAGGAGGATAGACCACAAGGCTAGAAGTGAGATAATGTAAATTGCAAATCCTGATACATACGGATTTTTTTCAGTCAATTCAATAAGTGTTTTAAGCAGCAAATTCGGAGGTTTAATGACTTGGATTGTTCCATCCAGAAGATCAATAAGTTGATTGATTTCGTTCATATCCTGCCCACCACCTATACCTGAAGCCTCCAGATCGTGCTTGAGTATCTTTAAGGCTGCGATCGAAGAGTAGATTCCCTCCTCTGCATCTATTTTAGTTGGCAGGCTGAGTTTCTCTGCTTTGAAGCGTAGTTGTCTGGCAATATAAAAAAGTACTTCTATTGTTTGCTGACGGGTTTTCAGATTCTTACTCTGCAGTAGAGCATTCAGGGTAGATAGGGCTTCTTTAACATCTCGACCGTTAGCTGCCAGAACCATCGCACCCACTAATTGCACTTGCCAGTTAGAGTCTTTTAATGTCGATTTAAGATCATTTAAAGTCTGCCTGACCTGTCTTGAGGATAAGTCGACCTTTTCTACCAACATAGCAGCAGCCATCTTTTGAACGTCGATATCAGCATCCTGCTTCAGTGATTCACTTAAAGCCTGGAGAGTTTCAGGATTGGTCGGAGCAATCATACCTATTGCTTGAGCAGCCTCAACACGCACATCCTGAACTTTGTCGTTTTTTAATGCCTGTATCAGTCCAGGAAGGGCATTGTTTGCAGCAGGGCCAATCCGGCCCAAGGAGGAGGCTACAAGCCAACGTACCTCTCCATCTGTATCATTTTTTAATCGATTTATGAGAGGGGGAATCGCCTTTGTTGCTGTGGGGCCGAATTCCCTCAGAAGTGAGGCAGCAACGCGGCGAACTTGTACATTAGGACTCTCAAGTTTTAGGATCAAGGGATCAATAATCACTGCTCCCATCTGCAACAGAGCTTTACGAGCCGCTTCGTCATTATCTGTATTGGTATCTGTTAACTGATTGAGATCAAATTCAAAATCTGAATTATTGAGAGTTTGTGTAGATATGTGTGTCCAGCCAGGCTTATGTAAGAGCAGGGATAAAAGAATACTCAACATAGCAACCGCAATTGCTTTCAGAAGCTTTAAGTTAGTAGGTCTAGCCATGTCACTGCTCTCATTATTCTGGTCACTAATCAGCAGAGGTGCTGGGCTTCGGTAATGTCAAAGGTATATCGCGCCACAAAGTTCCCTTCTGAGATCCAACTTGTGATCTCCTTAGTTCCATGATTCAGCAAAGTGCGTAGAATGGAGCCAACCCTTAACCAAACTCTATATCGTGTGATGGAACCGCCATGAATGACTCAGAATATCTGGCCTTTGAAGTGGATGGCCAAGTGTATAAAGTGACTGCCACGCCTCAAGCTGGTCAGGAGGATGACGAGTACGAGACGTATGGACTGCGAGAGACTGCGATCGCCCAGATGCAACGCACTCAGCAAATGATCCGCACCTGTGCGATTCAGACGATCAGCGCATTTCACGATCTTGGGATTGCAGAAGTACAGGAAGTAAATTTGAAGTTTGGAGTCAAGCTTGGCGGCAAAGCAGGTTGCCCCTACATTACAGAGGGGTCTGCAGAGAGTAATTTAGAAATTTCCGTCAAATGTACGTTTCCGCAATCCAAGCAGTAATAATGCCAATTTAATGTGAAGCTGCATAGAACAGCGCTACTGGTTCCAACGTCAGTTGATCAAACAGGTCTTGAACTCGTTCCCGTAACGCTTGTAAGGACGACAATATCTGATTTTTCAGCGGTTGTTTGAGCCATTGCCAAAATCATTCAATAGAATCGACTTTTAAAATACACCCTACGTTTTTTCCAATTTGCCAGAAGTCTACGGATGTCAATCCTTATTCAGCCAGCCATTCCTGCTAAAAACTGAATTGAGCACGTAAATTACCAACAAATACAGTTGGGTTACTTGCGAAACTATTGGGATTAATAATGGCGTAGAAGGCCGGAACCAGAGCAAAGTTATCATTAATTGGATAATAGTAGGATGCCTCTAGTTCGTACTGGGTGCCACCATCTCCGGCTCCAGATAGGAGAAACCGCGTGCCAGAAAGATAGTCAAAGGGAACCAGGAAGGACAACACACCCAATGCCCCTTTTTTACCTAAGTCAGGAAAGCCCAAGCCTGCCTGGAAAGATTGCACTCGCACCTGACCACCTTCCCTTAATGGATTTTTCGGATTAATATCCGTGACACCATAGGAGTAGCGTCCAAAGAGGCCGAAATTTTTCGTAATCAGCCAATCAAAGTTAGCAACAAAGGTATCAGCGCTAGAATCTCTAAGCTGCCCTCCAAATCCATCATCTGCATAGCCGTAAGGCAACGGTTCACCAACAGCGCCCCCAATATAGCCGTTATAAGGCTTAAGGTTAGAACGGGCATAAATTAACCGCAGGTTAAAACTGCGACTGGGAGAAAAGGTAAGTTGGGCGGAGATTGTATTAGAGCTTCTGAATAACCCATCTGACGGGTTGCTTGAGGTATTGTAACCAATCGCTGGGTTTAGGAATTCCGTGTTTTCTGCCAGGTAGGCAACGGTGAATTGAAACTGAGGGTTGATTGTCCAAATGATTGCCGCACCAGAGCCCCGATCGATCGCATTCAACAAAGTACTGCCGTTGGACTGATAACTGGTGGCTCCAGTCAGGTAAAAGGTAAAACGGTTGGCATCAAAGTAACGGTAGTAGTTGAGGCGAGGGCCGATCGCTACTCGAACATGATTGCCGATCGGGAATTGATAGGAAAGTTCTCGAATGGCAACACTGGAGGGAGTAATGACTCCGGTTTGGTCTAAGAAGGGTGTACCCCAGGAGTTGAAATACCCAGCAGAAACAAATTGGTTGGCAGGGGAATTTCCATTTCCTGATACAAGTTGGAGCAGGAGCAAATCCTTACCCGTGAACGAGGTATTGAAGTTGAGAAACATATAGTAGCCGAGAGTCACCTCTGGATTTTCTCGCTGCACACGCGTTGGGATATTGTTAGCACCGCGCTGCGGAGGAGCAAAAGCACTGTTCGGAGCGCGTAGCGAACGCTCGGCTGTAACGCTATCCCCTCCAGCGAAAGCTCCTGTTAAATTAAACCAAACATTCCCTGTCAGCTTTGTTGTTGTTGAGAACTGCTGTTTCTCTAAAGTCGCTGTCCGAACTTCTAACGCATCCACTCGGCTTCGCAATGTGGCTAACTCTGCTGCAAACTCCTCCTGCAGCCGTTTGACCACTTCCATATCTTCTTTTCTCACGAAATCAGCCGTAGCGGCAGCAACCAGTTCCTGAATCTTGTCTAAACAAGCATTTAAGCCAGCCGCAAATTCATAGCGAGTTAAGGCTCGATTGCCCCGGTACGTTTTGTCGGGATAGCCCACAATACAGCCGTAGCGCTCAACCAGAGACTGCAATGCCTGAAATGCCCAATCGGTTGGTTTGACATCCGTTAATTGAGACACCGAAGTTACCTGTAACATTGCAGGAGTAGGTTCGCTCCGGTCTAAATCTGCGATCGCAGGAGTAGTTTCCAATGCGATCGCAGGTTGATCGTTCAATTCAACAGGAGCTAACAGCTTTGCCCTGGCATTAGCAGGTACACTCAGCGTTGGATTTGATTCAGCACCCGCGATAGGAATCAGAAACAAACTCCAGGTTGAAACCGAGGCAACAAACAGACTTGTCTTAAGAACAACAGAATGCATTATCAACCCTCACACCCACACAACAACTTATGATGCTACTTGCGATAGACTACATCGGGAAATAGGAATTAATCAGCAACCTCGCCTTCACTGATGACCTGAACCTCAGCGTGTGCCATTCCATCTCCTTATTGGAATCCACTAAAAGATGTCAGACTCTTGAAAATACTGAGTCCCTCCTCTCATCAGCTTTCTTAACTTCTAAAGCTTTTGTTAAAAACTTCAGCAGAAAATCGCTTACGGTATACCGTATACCAAGACATTCAGATGTTTTGTATCTTTATAGACAGAAATCTCATGAGTGTGTAGACCTAGACTAATAGGCGCACAGCAAGTTTGCTGTTCAGGTCGTTGAAAGAGATTTCACCGCGATCGCAAGTTCAGGTTTGGTTAAAGGACTTAATAACGTATGTTCAAGGATCTACTGAAAAGGTCTGGTGCTCTAGTATTGTCGTTGCTGTTGTTTATGAGTGTCTGCATGAGCAAAGGGATACCAGTGCAGGCAGCTTCATTTGCTGAAGTTTTATCGCTAACACCATTAAATAAACTAGCCAGTGATCTATCCCAAGGTACATATTTGGCTGAGGCTGTCAAAGCACCGACTCTAGATGATACCGAAGAAGCAGATGCAGAAGCAGAAGCAAAGCAGGCTAAAAAAGCTGCAAAAGCTGAAGCGAAGAAATTAAAAGAGCAGCAGAAAGCAGAAGAGAAAGCTGCGAAGGAGAAAGCCAAAGCAGAAAAGAAGGCCGCAAAACTGGAAGCGAAGAAACTAAAGGAACAGCAGGAAGCCGAGGAAGAAGCCGCGAAGGCAGAGGAAAAGAAAGCCAAAGAAGCGGCTAAAGCAGAGGCCAAGAAAGCTAAGGAAGCTGCCAAGCTGGAAGCCAAGAAGGCTAAGGAAGCTGAAGAAGCCAACGCGGAAGCGGCCACTCCTGAAGACGCTTCGTAAATTTGGCTGGATTTCCCTGAGTAATGCCCTGGCACCGTACTGGTATTTGACGAGAAACCAATGACTGTAATTCCTCAGCGTAATGATTCATTCAGCCTGAGTGCATTTCTGGTTAGCGACGGGCCTGCAGGCTTCTTGTTGAGCTGGGTGGCAGGCTTTGTTGATACGTCTGCATTCATTATTTTGTTTGGCATTTTTACTGCTCACGTCACTGGCAACATTGCGCTGGCCGGATCATCATTTGTCAGTTCCGACCAGGAAACGACTATTACCCGTCTGCTCATGTTGCCTACCTTTATGCTGACGGTTGCTCTCACCTCCTTGCTTGCCCGCTATGCCCGCCGCAAGCAATGGCCTGTGTTTGCTGTGCTGTTAACGGCTGAAGCGATCGCCCTCGGCGTTTTTCTGATCGTCGGTACAAGCCTGTCTCCGGCCCTCCTGTTAGATGTTCAGGAAGAATATATTCTGCCCATTGGGGTGTCGGGTGTGGTGGCAATGGCAATTCAAAATGCCTTGATGAAGGAGTCTCACGGGGTCTTTAAGAGCTATATTCCTACCACTGTGATGACGGGCAATACCACTCAACTCACGATCGATCTGGTGCAGTTTTTCAGCGCCAAGTTTGATGCCAGTGAGACAGCGAAACGAGAGGCAGAGGAAGCTATGGAGCGTATGAGCCGCTTTATCCCTGTGATTGTAGGGTTTGCATTGGGTGGATTGGCAGCCGCTCTGTTGATTTTGGTATCAGAGTCCTGGTGGAGCCTGATTTTGCCTCTGATGATTATTACTATTCTGGCGATCGCGGCTTACATT from Leptodesmis sichuanensis A121 includes:
- a CDS encoding S8 family serine peptidase — translated: MTSSINQELPPKIYSEAVVRPINGSSLLSFTEPITSENVNQFYVNPQRMSLVAKQLQAQGFEVLDQGRISITIRGSPELYEQVFKARLTTEQRPVIKAFGCQTTGTFISAVDTDRFGFVDPSQSLFADVLDGVAINEPIYYFDANTPTTDPPCPSYWHLTVPEGVARGLNADQAHQTGFTGHGIKVAMVDTGWYNHPFFEKQGYHAKVVLGPGVDDFEDNEGHGTGESANLFAVAPGIEFTMVKADVQIRERSGNVNSIAALKKAISLKPDIISCSWGTNCTEKPLSAYEQILGATVADAIHQGIIVIFAAGNGHCGFPAQHPEVIAAGGVYMDRDGLLEASDYASGFVSPIYPQRFVPDVCGLVGKPPRAAYIMLPVPPGSLSDQELGQAGVNYPDGDETASDDGWAAFSGTSAAAPQLAGVCALMKQANPDLSPSQAKEILQQTARDVCRGCCNRYTGSKGAGVGFDLATGYGLVDAYQVVMKAQSEAKIQGQCRKQPEVQLFQWSRTIPREEVMDATLRTRHWFR
- a CDS encoding IS1 family transposase encodes the protein MDLFSQNCPCCDSAEVHAHTRYTTQSNGTRTIHHCRRCDSYFSDTFATAIAGLRTPLSRIIEVLKARTEGQGLNATARVFGVSKKSIIDWEWRLSELKPTLLLYGLIHQFLSLVIEGDELYTKVHHNTPASDSEGWTIVLMERRSRFLWELDCGSKDEQLFEAALSLLCEVIDQTQDLTLLSDGERRYGKILFAICHEVIHNGQPGRPKKRLPKGVRVRLKNKGARKRSGRKRPKYQAPVAEHPETDSKIDNHQIHANHVEAFNASLRRRNSAFRRKTNMYAKSRDNLQRTLDVQWLVHNFVRVHFTTKVVPAVKLGILEIGISWLQLFTIRYAL
- a CDS encoding HEAT repeat domain-containing protein; this encodes MARPTNLKLLKAIAVAMLSILLSLLLHKPGWTHISTQTLNNSDFEFDLNQLTDTNTDNDEAARKALLQMGAVIIDPLILKLESPNVQVRRVAASLLREFGPTATKAIPPLINRLKNDTDGEVRWLVASSLGRIGPAANNALPGLIQALKNDKVQDVRVEAAQAIGMIAPTNPETLQALSESLKQDADIDVQKMAAAMLVEKVDLSSRQVRQTLNDLKSTLKDSNWQVQLVGAMVLAANGRDVKEALSTLNALLQSKNLKTRQQTIEVLFYIARQLRFKAEKLSLPTKIDAEEGIYSSIAALKILKHDLEASGIGGGQDMNEINQLIDLLDGTIQVIKPPNLLLKTLIELTEKNPYVSGFAIYIISLLALWSILLGLRPLWLWQISEMLSSVEKVPLPLPQWAQLPKPIHNSTLIVFFHYHPRVLDAWVAANLPKVCDEFAQKRTVKERAVHIPIPVVLNGKDIPQLTNQHLREAFTRKLCNILIWGEGGSGKTSLACELARWAMSNDPDQRLCKHRMIPILLEQELDFEVTPDKQVLREAIRGQLRDLLNAPKPVSEEFLEQLLRQQRLLVIVDHFSEMSEATRKQIRPERPDFPINALIVTSRVEEKLGGVNRTTLKPMRIAGNYLSEFMGSYLTCQGKRELFTDEEFFEACSRLSAIAGNREITVLLAKLYAEQIIAVKVGIATNDIPDSIPGLMLQYLNQLNQSVTENRLNNRTVHQETKIIAWECLKPTYQPTPAKRDVVIAALDHKDAESHLDYFENRLRIIQTTGVSQDHIRFALDPLAEYLAGLHLVEVYGNNKQAWQSCLTKLDAQKGKASIQGFLLALKDCCLSNPEKIRLPDFLVQELQQRISQA
- a CDS encoding CU044_2847 family protein gives rise to the protein MNDSEYLAFEVDGQVYKVTATPQAGQEDDEYETYGLRETAIAQMQRTQQMIRTCAIQTISAFHDLGIAEVQEVNLKFGVKLGGKAGCPYITEGSAESNLEISVKCTFPQSKQ
- a CDS encoding iron uptake porin; translation: MHSVVLKTSLFVASVSTWSLFLIPIAGAESNPTLSVPANARAKLLAPVELNDQPAIALETTPAIADLDRSEPTPAMLQVTSVSQLTDVKPTDWAFQALQSLVERYGCIVGYPDKTYRGNRALTRYEFAAGLNACLDKIQELVAAATADFVRKEDMEVVKRLQEEFAAELATLRSRVDALEVRTATLEKQQFSTTTKLTGNVWFNLTGAFAGGDSVTAERSLRAPNSAFAPPQRGANNIPTRVQRENPEVTLGYYMFLNFNTSFTGKDLLLLQLVSGNGNSPANQFVSAGYFNSWGTPFLDQTGVITPSSVAIRELSYQFPIGNHVRVAIGPRLNYYRYFDANRFTFYLTGATSYQSNGSTLLNAIDRGSGAAIIWTINPQFQFTVAYLAENTEFLNPAIGYNTSSNPSDGLFRSSNTISAQLTFSPSRSFNLRLIYARSNLKPYNGYIGGAVGEPLPYGYADDGFGGQLRDSSADTFVANFDWLITKNFGLFGRYSYGVTDINPKNPLREGGQVRVQSFQAGLGFPDLGKKGALGVLSFLVPFDYLSGTRFLLSGAGDGGTQYELEASYYYPINDNFALVPAFYAIINPNSFASNPTVFVGNLRAQFSF
- a CDS encoding YoaK family protein, translating into MTVIPQRNDSFSLSAFLVSDGPAGFLLSWVAGFVDTSAFIILFGIFTAHVTGNIALAGSSFVSSDQETTITRLLMLPTFMLTVALTSLLARYARRKQWPVFAVLLTAEAIALGVFLIVGTSLSPALLLDVQEEYILPIGVSGVVAMAIQNALMKESHGVFKSYIPTTVMTGNTTQLTIDLVQFFSAKFDASETAKREAEEAMERMSRFIPVIVGFALGGLAAALLILVSESWWSLILPLMIITILAIAAYIEHNRQSSVV